One Numenius arquata chromosome 9, bNumArq3.hap1.1, whole genome shotgun sequence DNA window includes the following coding sequences:
- the PTP4A1 gene encoding protein tyrosine phosphatase type IVA 1 isoform X6 encodes MARMNRPAPVEELKKYGVTTVVRVCEATYDTAPVEKEGIQVLDWPFDDGAPPSNQIVDDWLNLLKVKFREEPGCCIAVHCVAGLGRKRRGAFNSKQLLYLEKYRPKMRLRFKDSNGHRNNCCIQ; translated from the exons ATGGCCCGAATGAACCGCCCAGCTCCTGTGG agGAACTTAAGAAATATGGCGTTACCACAGTAGTAAGAGTGTGTGAAGCTACTTACGACACTGCTCCGGTggaaaaagaaggcattcaggttttg GATTGGCCCTTTGATGATGGTGCTCCACCATCCAACCAGATTGTTGATGATTGGCTAAACCTCCTTAAAGTTAAATTCCGGGAAGAACCTGGTTGTTGTATTGCTGTACACTGTGTTGCTGGTCTTGGAAG GAAGCGACGTGGAGCTTTTAACAGCAAGCAACTTCTGTACTTGGAGAAATACCGCCCCAAGATGCGTCTGCGCTTTAAAGACTCCAATGGTCACCGAAATAATTGTTGTATTCAGTAA
- the PTP4A1 gene encoding protein tyrosine phosphatase type IVA 1 isoform X1 — translation MARMNRPAPVEITYKNMRFLITHNPTNATLNKFIEELKKYGVTTVVRVCEATYDTAPVEKEGIQVLDWPFDDGAPPSNQIVDDWLNLLKVKFREEPGCCIAVHCVAGLGRAPVLVALALIECGMKYEDAVQFIRQKRRGAFNSKQLLYLEKYRPKMRLRFKDSNGHRNNCCIQ, via the exons ATGGCCCGAATGAACCGCCCAGCTCCTGTGGAAATCACCTACAAGAACATGAGATTCCTAATCACACACAATCCAACCAATGCAACCTTAAACAAATTTATAGAG GAACTTAAGAAATATGGCGTTACCACAGTAGTAAGAGTGTGTGAAGCTACTTACGACACTGCTCCGGTggaaaaagaaggcattcaggttttg GATTGGCCCTTTGATGATGGTGCTCCACCATCCAACCAGATTGTTGATGATTGGCTAAACCTCCTTAAAGTTAAATTCCGGGAAGAACCTGGTTGTTGTATTGCTGTACACTGTGTTGCTGGTCTTGGAAG aGCTCCAGTCTTAGTTGCTCTTGCGCTGATAGAATGTGGAATGAAGTATGAAGATGCGGTGCAGTTCATAAGACA GAAGCGACGTGGAGCTTTTAACAGCAAGCAACTTCTGTACTTGGAGAAATACCGCCCCAAGATGCGTCTGCGCTTTAAAGACTCCAATGGTCACCGAAATAATTGTTGTATTCAGTAA
- the PTP4A1 gene encoding protein tyrosine phosphatase type IVA 1 isoform X2, giving the protein MARMNRPAPVEITYKNMRFLITHNPTNATLNKFIEELKKYGVTTVVRVCEATYDTAPVEKEGIQVLIVDDWLNLLKVKFREEPGCCIAVHCVAGLGRAPVLVALALIECGMKYEDAVQFIRQKRRGAFNSKQLLYLEKYRPKMRLRFKDSNGHRNNCCIQ; this is encoded by the exons ATGGCCCGAATGAACCGCCCAGCTCCTGTGGAAATCACCTACAAGAACATGAGATTCCTAATCACACACAATCCAACCAATGCAACCTTAAACAAATTTATAGAG GAACTTAAGAAATATGGCGTTACCACAGTAGTAAGAGTGTGTGAAGCTACTTACGACACTGCTCCGGTggaaaaagaaggcattcaggttttg ATTGTTGATGATTGGCTAAACCTCCTTAAAGTTAAATTCCGGGAAGAACCTGGTTGTTGTATTGCTGTACACTGTGTTGCTGGTCTTGGAAG aGCTCCAGTCTTAGTTGCTCTTGCGCTGATAGAATGTGGAATGAAGTATGAAGATGCGGTGCAGTTCATAAGACA GAAGCGACGTGGAGCTTTTAACAGCAAGCAACTTCTGTACTTGGAGAAATACCGCCCCAAGATGCGTCTGCGCTTTAAAGACTCCAATGGTCACCGAAATAATTGTTGTATTCAGTAA
- the PTP4A1 gene encoding protein tyrosine phosphatase type IVA 1 isoform X4: MARMNRPAPVEITYKNMRFLITHNPTNATLNKFIEELKKYGVTTVVRVCEATYDTAPVEKEGIQVLDWPFDDGAPPSNQIVDDWLNLLKVKFREEPGCCIAVHCVAGLGRKRRGAFNSKQLLYLEKYRPKMRLRFKDSNGHRNNCCIQ, from the exons ATGGCCCGAATGAACCGCCCAGCTCCTGTGGAAATCACCTACAAGAACATGAGATTCCTAATCACACACAATCCAACCAATGCAACCTTAAACAAATTTATAGAG GAACTTAAGAAATATGGCGTTACCACAGTAGTAAGAGTGTGTGAAGCTACTTACGACACTGCTCCGGTggaaaaagaaggcattcaggttttg GATTGGCCCTTTGATGATGGTGCTCCACCATCCAACCAGATTGTTGATGATTGGCTAAACCTCCTTAAAGTTAAATTCCGGGAAGAACCTGGTTGTTGTATTGCTGTACACTGTGTTGCTGGTCTTGGAAG GAAGCGACGTGGAGCTTTTAACAGCAAGCAACTTCTGTACTTGGAGAAATACCGCCCCAAGATGCGTCTGCGCTTTAAAGACTCCAATGGTCACCGAAATAATTGTTGTATTCAGTAA
- the LOC141468122 gene encoding uncharacterized protein codes for MIRLQSSMSNHIPQFCGVLGHTFMEFLKGSGDYCQAQHDLYADK; via the exons ATGATCAGGCTACAGTCTTCAATGAGTAACCATATTCCT CAGTTCTGTGGTGTTCTTGGTCACACATTTATGGAGTTTCTGAAGGGCAGTGGAGACTACTGCCAGGCACAGCACGACCTCTATGCAGACAAGTGA
- the PTP4A1 gene encoding protein tyrosine phosphatase type IVA 1 isoform X5 produces the protein MNRPAPVEITYKNMRFLITHNPTNATLNKFIEDWPFDDGAPPSNQIVDDWLNLLKVKFREEPGCCIAVHCVAGLGRAPVLVALALIECGMKYEDAVQFIRQKRRGAFNSKQLLYLEKYRPKMRLRFKDSNGHRNNCCIQ, from the exons ATGAACCGCCCAGCTCCTGTGGAAATCACCTACAAGAACATGAGATTCCTAATCACACACAATCCAACCAATGCAACCTTAAACAAATTTATAGAG GATTGGCCCTTTGATGATGGTGCTCCACCATCCAACCAGATTGTTGATGATTGGCTAAACCTCCTTAAAGTTAAATTCCGGGAAGAACCTGGTTGTTGTATTGCTGTACACTGTGTTGCTGGTCTTGGAAG aGCTCCAGTCTTAGTTGCTCTTGCGCTGATAGAATGTGGAATGAAGTATGAAGATGCGGTGCAGTTCATAAGACA GAAGCGACGTGGAGCTTTTAACAGCAAGCAACTTCTGTACTTGGAGAAATACCGCCCCAAGATGCGTCTGCGCTTTAAAGACTCCAATGGTCACCGAAATAATTGTTGTATTCAGTAA
- the PTP4A1 gene encoding protein tyrosine phosphatase type IVA 1 isoform X3 yields MARMNRPAPVEELKKYGVTTVVRVCEATYDTAPVEKEGIQVLDWPFDDGAPPSNQIVDDWLNLLKVKFREEPGCCIAVHCVAGLGRAPVLVALALIECGMKYEDAVQFIRQKRRGAFNSKQLLYLEKYRPKMRLRFKDSNGHRNNCCIQ; encoded by the exons ATGGCCCGAATGAACCGCCCAGCTCCTGTGG agGAACTTAAGAAATATGGCGTTACCACAGTAGTAAGAGTGTGTGAAGCTACTTACGACACTGCTCCGGTggaaaaagaaggcattcaggttttg GATTGGCCCTTTGATGATGGTGCTCCACCATCCAACCAGATTGTTGATGATTGGCTAAACCTCCTTAAAGTTAAATTCCGGGAAGAACCTGGTTGTTGTATTGCTGTACACTGTGTTGCTGGTCTTGGAAG aGCTCCAGTCTTAGTTGCTCTTGCGCTGATAGAATGTGGAATGAAGTATGAAGATGCGGTGCAGTTCATAAGACA GAAGCGACGTGGAGCTTTTAACAGCAAGCAACTTCTGTACTTGGAGAAATACCGCCCCAAGATGCGTCTGCGCTTTAAAGACTCCAATGGTCACCGAAATAATTGTTGTATTCAGTAA